The genomic DNA TATTAAAAGAACTAAATTCACATAAACTAAATAAAGTAGCACAACATTTAAATATTGAACTTATTTCTCACCATAGAGCTGTTGATGATGCACAAGCAACAGCAAATATTTTTATTGAATTTGTAAATAGATTAAAAAGTAAAGGGTATAATAGGCTATCTGAAATAAATAACTTAGAAAAATCTAATAAAGATATTTCAAAATTAAATTCATACCATGCAACAATTTTAGTTAAGAATTATCAAGGATTATATAATCTTTATAAGTTAACTTCAATTTCACATCTTGAGTTTTTTTATAAAAGACCAAGAATACCAAAGAGTCTGCTTACTCAATACAAAGAGGGTTTAATTGTTGGTAGTGCTTGTGAAGCTGGAGAGCTATTTAGAGCATTTATTGAAGGAAAATCAGAATATGAGATAGAAAAGATATCAAGATTTTATGACTATTTTGAAATAATGCCTGTTATAAATAACTCTTTTTTAGTCAGAGAAGGGTATATAGAAAACTTTGATGCTTTAAGAGAAATAAATAAAAAGATTTATGCATTAGGTAAAAAAACTGGGAAATTGGTTGTTGCTACATCAGATGCTCATTATATCAATAAAGAGGAAAAGATATTTAGGCAAATACTAAAACATTCACAAGGATATAATGATGTTGATAATGATCCTGATCTTTATCTCAGAACAACAGATGAGATGATAGAAGAATTCTCTTATTTAGGTGAAAAAGAGTGTTTTGAAGTGGTTGTAGAAAATACTAATAAAATTGCAGATATGATTGAAAATATAAAGCCAATACCTGATGAAACTTTCCCACCTAAAATTGAGGGTGCTGAAGATACAATTATGCAGATGACAATGTCTAAAGCACATGAAATATATGGTGAAAATCTGCCTAAGGTTGTTTCTGAAAGGTTAGAAAAAGAGCTTAATTCAATTATTAAAAATGGATTTTCTGTAATGTATTTAATTGCTCAAAAACTTGTATCAAAATCATTATCAGATGGTTATTTGGTGGGTTCTAGAGGTTCTGTTGGATCATCTTTAGTTGCTACAATGTGTGGTATAACAGAGGTAAATCCATTACCTCCACATTATGTTTGTCCAAATTGTAAGTATTCTGAATTTATTCTTGATGGAAGTATTGGGTCAGGGTTTGACTTACCAGATAAAGGATGCCCAAACTGTAAAACTAAACTTAAAAAAGATGGCCATGATATACCTTTTGAAACATTTTTAGGATTTGATGGTGATAAAGAACCTGATATAGATTTAAACTTTTCAGGTGAATATCAGCCAATTGCTCATAAATATACAGAAGAATTGTTTGGCCAAGGCCATGTATTCAGAGCTGGAACAATTTCTACTGTTGCAGAAAAAACTGCAATTGGTTATGTTTTAAAATATGCAGAAGAAAAAGGAAAGAATTTTCATCCTGCTGAGATATTTAGACTGTCAAATGGTTGTTCAGGTGTAAAAAGAACAACAGGACAACATCCTGGTGGACTTATGATTGTTCCAAAGGACAAAGAAATATATGAATTTACACCTATACAAAGACCAGCTGATGCAGAAGATGCATCAGTTATTACAACACATTTTGACTATCATGCAATATCTGGAAGGTTATTAAAACTTGATATTCTTGGTCATGATGATCCTACTGTTATTAGGATGCTTCAAGATTTAACAGGAGTAAACCCAAAAGAAATTCCGCTTGATGATAAAAAAACAATGAGTTTGTTTACCTCAACAGAGGCATTAGGTATATCTCCAGAAGATATTGACTGCGAAATAGGTACATTTGGTATACCAGAATTTGGGACAAGGTTTGTTAGACAAATGTTAATTGAAACAAAACCAAAAACATTTTCAGAGCTTATAAGAATTAGTGGTTTATCACATGGTGAAGATGTTTGGCTTAATAATGCTCAAGAACTTGTAAAAAACAACATAACAACATTAAAGGATGTTATTTCTACACGTGATGACATTATGGTATATTTGATTTATAAGAATGTGCCACCTAAAGATAGTTTTAGAATAATGGAGCAGGTTAGAAAAGGTAAAGGTCTAAGTAAAGATGACGAAAACCTTCTTAAACAATATAATGTTCCAGATTGGTATATAGAAAGTTGCAAAAAAATAAAATATATGTTCCCAAAAGCCCATGCTGCTGCCTATGTAATGATGGCATTTAGAATTGCTTATTTCAAGGTTTATTATAAAGAGGCGTTTTATGCAACTTATTTTACTGTGAGAGCTGATGAATTTGATTATTCAACAATAATGCAAGGAAGGGAACTAATTAGAGAAAAAATAAGAGATCTTGAAAATAGAATTGGAAATCTGTCACAAAAAGAAAAGGGTTTATTAACAATATTAGAAATTGCAAACGAAATGCTAGCAAGAGGACTCAAATTTTATCCTGTTGATATTGATGAATCTGATGCTACAATGTTTAAAATAAAAGATGATGGACTTTTAGTTCCCTTAAATGCTTTGCCAAATGTTGGTTCAGCTGCTGCCAAAAACATACAAGAAGCAAGAAAAGAAGGAAAGTTTTTATCTATTGAAGATTTACAAAGAAGAACCAAAGTAAATAAGCAGGTTCTTGAAATATTTAAACAATATAAGATTTTAAAAGATATACCAGAAACAAGTCAATTAAGTTTTATTTAAAATGGGGTTTATGATATGAAAGGTGTTATTATTTCGAATGGCAAAAAGGAAGGAAAAGATTTTTATTTAAGCGAAATTAAAGATTCTAACTTTTTAATATGCTGTGATGGTGGACTTAATATAGCATATATGTATGAGTTAATTCCAAATCTTATTATTGGTGATTTTGATTCTGTTGATTCAATTGCTTTGGAATATTATAAGAAGAAAAATGTACCAATAATGCAATTTGATAAAGAAAAAGATAAAACTGATACTCAAATAGCTGTTGAATATCTTCTTGCTGAAAAATTTGATAATGTTGTTATGTTATCTTGTACAGGGAGCAGAATTGATCACACAATGGCTAACATTTCTTTGCTTTATAAAATAATAGATAATAACGCTTTTGGTTGCATAAAAGATAGCAATAATATAATTTATTTAGTTAAAAAAGAGATAGCCTTAAGAAATTTAAAAGGAAGGATTATTTCATTACTTCCTTTTACTCAATATGTTGAAGGAATTAATTCAAAGGGTTTATATTATCCATTAAATAATTCAGCTATGGAGTTTGGTAATCCTTATGGTATTTCAAACATTATAATGGAAAATGAAGCAAAAATAGAACTTAAGAAAGGACTATTATTGGCTATTATATCTAATGACTAAATTAATTTTTTTTAAACATAATAAATATTGAACTCCTATAAAAAAAAGGGGGTCAATAGGATGATTGGATTTATAATGACATTGATTGTTGCAGCAATAGCAGGCTATATAGGAGATGCATTGACAAAGTATAAGATGCCTGGTGGATTTATTGGTGCAATGATTGCTGGTTTGGTAGGATCTTGGATAGGGGCGTATATCCCATTTTTTAGGAGACTAGGACCGGTTGTAGCAGGAATACCCATAATACCAACAATTTTAGGTGCAGCTATTTTTATCTTTGTACTAGGTATGTTTCGAAAAACAGCAGAAGAAGCTACTACAAAATAAACCCATAATGACCAATAAAAGTCTGGCAAGGCTGAAAACCTTGCCAGTTTTAAGTTATATGATATTTTTGATTATACATGTTATCTAAAATAAATTAAAAAAGTTTGTTGAAAAATTCAGTAGTTTTTATTTGAAAATAATTGTATAGTCTATATTAGATAACATTTTGTGTTTATTACATTATTCAGGAGGTTAAATTTACATGGCAAGTCTTAAATTAAAAGGTGTTTACAAAAGATATGCTGGCGGAGTAACAGCAGTATCTGACTTTAATTTGGATATCGAAGATAAAGAGTTTATAGTTCTTGTTGGACCATCCGGTTGTGGTAAAACTACAACTCTTAGAATGATTGCAGGTTTGGAAGAAATTACTGAGGGCGAAATTTACATAGGTGACAAGCTTGTAAATGATGTTCCACCAAAAGATAGAGATATAGCAATGGTATTCCAAAACTACGCATTATATCCACATATGACTGTATTTGAAAATATGGCTTTTGGTTTAAAACTTAGAAAAGTTCCAAAGGATGAAATCAAAAGACGTGTTTCAGAAGCTGCTAAGATATTAGGTATTGAACATTTACTTGACAGAAAGCCAAAGGCATTATCAGGTGGACAAAGACAGAGGGTTGCTTTAGGACGTGCTATTGTTAGAGAACCTAAGGTATTCTTGATGGACGAACCTTTATCAAACCTTGATGCTAAGTTAAGGGTTCAAATGAGAACTGAAATATCAAAGCTTCATAATAGACTTGGAACAACATTCATTTATGTTACACATGACCAAACAGAAGCTATGACAATGGGTACAAGAATTGTTGTTATGAAGGATGGCTTCATTCAACAAGTTGATTCACCACAAGCTTTATACGAACAACCAGCTAACCTATTTGTTGCAGGATTTATCGGATCACCACAAATGAACTTTGTAGATGCTAAGATTGAACAAAAAGACAAAAATGTATACGTTGTATTTGGCAGAAATTCAATTAAATTAACAGAAGCTAAAGCTAAAAAGGTTGAAGAATTAGGCTACATTGGTAAAGAAGTTATTCTTGGTATAAGACCAGAAGATTTACATGATGAAGAAATATTCTTACAAACAGCTCAAGAATCAACAGTTGATGCAAATGTTGACGTTGTTGAAATGTTAGGTTCTGAAACATTATTATATGTTGTTGTTGATGGTGTTAACATGATAGCAAGAGTTGATCCAAGATCAAAAGCTAAAGAAGGTGACACAATTAAGCTTGCTCTTGATGTTAACAGAATTCACTTGTTTGACAAAGAAACTGAAAAAGCAATTGTTCACTAATATTCAAGAATAAAAAATAAAAGGTTGGCAATTTTAATTGTCAACCTTTTAAATTTTTTATTATGTATCAAAAATTTGCTTAAAAAGTCTTTTACTTTTGCATGCAAAAAAAGTATAATAAATTTATAAAAAACATAGAGGGTGAGGATTTAGTGATTACACAAAAAATAATTGATGTTCTTGAACAAGCAAAGGATATAATTAGTGATGAATTTGGATATATTGAAGCTGATGGGAGAGTTGTATTTAGCTCAAATCCGCTTTCAAATAATAGATTAAATACTGTTGCTATTGATATGATTAGAACAGATACAGATTTAGAGGTTTTTGAAGGAAGGACATATAAAGTATTTAGAACTCAAACAGATATCTATGTTCTTTATATAAATAACAATACAGAACATGCTGAAAGATATCTTGATTTACTCAATTTTGTAGTTTCAAAAGCTAAGGAACCTGCATCTCAATATGATAAAAAATTATTTATAAAAAATCTATTATATGATAATGTTCTTCCTGGAGAGATATATACAAAAGCAAGAGAACTTCATATTGCAACCTCAGCTTCAAGAGTGGTTTTTGCTATTTATATTCCAAATGTTAAAGAAGCAAAAGAAATTAATGTTGGTGATATTTTAACAAGTATTTTCCCAAAAAGTACACGAGACTTTATTATTCAGCTTGATAATCAAATATTAGTATTTATTAAGGAGCTAAAGCAAGGTGCTAATAATGATGAGGCATATAAAGTAGCAAGAATTATACTTGACACTTTAAATTCGGAGTTATTACTTAAAGCTTATATTGGTATTGGTTCAGTTGTAGAAGATATTAAAGAAATTTCTATGTCATATAAAGAAGCTGAAGCGGCACTCAAAATAGGATATATCTTTGAAAAAGATAAATATGTAGTTAGCTATCATAAGCTAGGAATTGGAAGGCTTATATATCAGATGCCAACCAAGCTGTGTGAAATGTTCTTAGATGAAGTATTTAAAGATGTAAAAATGTCTGATTTTGATCCTGAATTAATTCAAACTGTTCAAATGTTCTTTGAATGCAACCTAAATGTATCTGAAACAGCAAGACAGCTATATATTCATAGAAATACTTTGGTTTACAGATTAGACAAGATAGAAAAGATGATAGGGTTAGATCTTAGAAGATTTGATCATGCTATTATATTCAAAATAGCAATGCTTGTTCACCAATATTTGGAACATACAAAAGGGATAACAAAACTATAGAATTTGAAGGTGAAACAATGCTTCAATTTAAAAATGTATCAAAGATATATTCTAATGGAGTTGCAGCACTAAAAGATGTTAACTTAACTATAAACAAAGGGGAGTTTGCTTTTATTGTTGGTTCGAGCGGTGCTGGTAAATCCACACTTATTAAGCTTCTATTAAAAGAGATTGATCCAACTGATGGTGAAATTTTTGTTGGAGAATACAATTTAAACAATTTGAAACAAAAAGAAATACCTTACTATAGAAGAAAAATAGGGATAGTATTTCAGGATTTTAGATTGCTACCCAATAAAACTGTATACGAAAATGTTGCATTTGCTATGCAAATAACAGAATCACCACATAAATTAATTAGAAGACAAGTTCCATATATATTATCTCTTGTTGGGCTTTTATCAAAATCAAAATGTTATCCACATCAGCTTTCAGGTGGAGAACAGCAAAGGGTTGCGTTAGCTCGAGCTATTATTAATAGGCCAAATATATTAATTGCAGATGAGCCAACCGGAAATCTTGATCCTGATACTTCTTGGGAGATTATGAACCTATTAGAAGATATAAATAAAAGAGGGACTACTGTAATTGTAGCAACACATGCTAAAGAGATAGTTAATCAAATGAAAAAAAGGGTTATTGCAATTGATAAAGGAATTATTGTAAAAGACCAAGAAAGAGGAGTATATGAATATGAAAGTCCAGACCTTCAAGTACTTTCTTCACGATGGATTTAAAAATATATTTTTGAATAAAACTATGGCTGCTGCTTCAATTTCTATTGTAGTAGCAGCCTTAACTATAGTCGGAATTTTTTTTATGTTTGCTTTGAATTTAGACTTTATTTCAAAACAGATGGAACAAAAGATTGATATAAAAATATACATAGATAAACAAAAAGAAGACAAAATAGGGATAATAGAGGAAAAGATTAAAAATAACGCTTATGTAAAAAGCTATAAGTTTATTAGTCCAGAAATGGCTTTGGAGAATTTTAAGAAAAGCTTAGGTAATAAGGGAAATTTATTGGAAGGATTTGATAAAGATAACCCATTAAGAGCATCATTTGAAATAAAACCTACTGATATTAAGTATGCCGAAAAGCTTACAAAAATACTTGAAAATATTGATGGAATTTCAGAAATTTATTGTCCGACTCAATCAATAAATAAACTAAAGAATATAACAAATATAATAAGGATTTTTTGTTTGGTTATTGTTGCAATACTTTTTATTGTATCTATATTTATAATTTCAAATACAATAAAGATTACAATGTTCGCAAGAAGAAGAGAAATTTCAATTATGAAATATATTGGTGCAACAAACTGGTTTATTAGATGGCCTTTTGTAATTGAAGGATTTATAATTGGCATTATAGGCTCAATAATATCATATTTTATTGTTTTTATAATTAGTCATTATTCAATAGACTATATTTCAAAAATAATCACATTTATTAAGTTCATAGAAATAAAACAATACAGTAAGCTGTTTATTATAACATTTTTAATTACTGGTGGTTTAGTTGGAACATTAGGAAGTATTGTTTCGATAAGAAAATATCTAAAAGTATGAGGAGGGCTGAAATTGAAACAAAAGATAGCAGCAATTTTATTGTTTGTTTTTATTATCAATTCAGCCTTTGCAACAACTCTTAAAGAATATCAAGAAAAGCTTAATAAATATGAGCAAAATAAGAACAAAACAAAAAAGAAAATAGAAGAGATCAAAACACAAAAAGTTGAAATATCAAATCAGATTAATCAAATTGATAAAAATATCTATACACTGTCACAGAATATAAATAAAACTCAGAATGACATTTATATTTATGAAAATAAAATAAATGAAGTGAATATAAAACTTAATAAAAGTATAAATCTCAAAAATGAACACTATCAAAAGCTTAAGAATAGAATTCAGGCTATATATGAAGCAAGTAATGTTACATACCTTGAGGTATTGTTAGAATCAAACGATATAGGTGATTTTTTTTCAAGACTTGCATATATAAAAGATATAATGGAATATGATAGAAGAATACTAACAGATTATTTGAATACTATAAAAGATATAGAACAAAATAAGAAAGCACTTATATCATTAAAAAGTAACCTAGAAACTAAAAAAAATGAATTTATAAGCCAAAAACAAGTTTTAGAACAAAAGCAAAACTCAAAGAAAGAACTTTTAGATAAACTTGAAAAACAACAGGATGAACTTGAAAAGGTTTTAGATGAGCTTGAAAGAATATCAAATGAAATATCTAAAAAGATAAAAGAGATAATTTCTCAACAAAAAAAGAAAAGGAAATATATTGGCGGGAAGCTTTTATGGCCACTACTTAACGAATATCCAATAACATCTTATTTTGGTAATAGATTTCATCCTATATTAAAAAAATACAAAATGCATACCGGAATTGATATTGGTGCTCCTTATGGGGCAAATGTGTTAGCAGCATCAGATGGAGAAATAATATATGCAGGCTGGATAAGTGGATACGGTCAAGCAATTATTATTGATCATGGTAGTAATATCACTACATTGTATGCACATTTATCAAATATATCAGTAAGGGTTGGGCAGATAGTAAAAAAAGGTGAAAAGATTGGTAATGTTGGTTCAACAGGTTATTCAACTGGGCCACATCTTCATTTTGAAGTTCGTATTAATGGAGATGTTACTGACCCTTTACAATATCTTAGATGAAAATTGAGCAAAGGAGCGTTAATGTATGAAGAAAAGACTGCAATTGGTTGTCGTAATTATAATTACTGCATTAATAACATATTTATTTACAACATTCTACTATTTTGGACTACCTGTAACAGGAAACGTGACAGGAGATATTCCCAAAAACCAAAAGTTCCTGAAGATTCTTGCACTAATAAAAAGCTACTATTATCAACCAAACCAAGTTACAGATCAAAAACTTTTAGAAGGTGCTATAAGAGGACTTACACTTGCTACAGAAGATCCATATACAGAATATTATAACAAAAAAGAATTTCAAGATTTTCTAATTCAGAGCAAAGGAACATATTATGGTATTGGTGTAACAATTGAACCAGGTGAACATTTCATTGAGGTAATAACACCATTTGAAGGATCTCCAGCTGACAAAGCAGGAATAAAACCTGGAGATAAAATTATTAAAATAAATGGAAAAACTATGACATCAAAGGATATAGACAGAGCTGTTAGCATAATGAGAGGACAAAAAGGGACACCAGTTACTGTTACAATATTAAGAGATGGTGTTGATAATCCATTTGATTTAAAAATAATAAGAGATGAAATTAAAATAAAAACTGTAAGTTATAAAATAGTTGATAAAAATATAGGATATATTAGAATATCTAATTTTGATGAAAATACTCCACAAGATTTTCAATCGGCTTTGACTAATCTTAAAGGTGAAGGGATTAAGGGGCTTATAGTTGATTTAAGATTTAATCCTGGTGGATTGCTAGATTCTGTTGTTGCTGTTTCAAGTAACTTTTTGAAAAATAATCAATTAATTGTTTATTTAAAAGATAGATTCGGTAATAGACAGGATTATAAATCTAATTTTGCTGGAGATACAAATTTACCTCTTGTTGTTCTAACTAATGGTTATTCGGCATCTGCTTCTGAGATTTTCGCTGGTTGTATGAAAGATTTGAAAAGGGCTACCTTAATTGGCGAAAAAACTTTTGGCAAAGGTATTGTTCAAGAAGTATTTGATTTAAAAGATGGTTCAGCATTAAAAATGACTGTAAGCCAGTATTTTACACCAAATGGAAATTATATTCATAAAAAGGGTATACAACCAGATATAGTTGTCAAACCTTTAAATGAATACAAAGAAAAAATAAATGTTCCACTTGATAAGGATATTCAACTACAAAAAGCAATAGAGGTATTAAAAGAAAAGTTCTAATTATTTTTGAGGTGTTATTATATGAATACTTTTTATTGGCAAATGACAAAGCTTGCAGCCTTAAATATTGTTCAATCTTTGTTTTCGTTCTATTTTTGGGTTGTAATCATAATTGTAGTATTTTTATATAAAAGGGAACAGACATTTGAAAATCATGTATTAGGATATAACAGAAGAACATTATCTTATAAAGTTGTTGAATCTACTTTAGCTGGTATAGTAGGGGGCTTTATTGCTTCTCTTGTAATTTTATACACTGGAATAGTAATTGATATTGATAGTTTTATGTATCTTTGGTATATTGCTTTAATACTTGCGTTGATAAACCCAAGATATTTATGTTTTTCTTATGCAGGTGGTATTATTTCTGTTGTATACCTTATAACTGGTTATCCTAAAACTGATGTATCTGGACTTATGATTATTGTAGCTATTCTTCATCTTATTGAAAGTATTTTAATAGCAATTGATGGTTATAAAGGGAGCATTCCTGTAATAATTAACCATAAGAATGGGGTATCAGGAGCATACTTAATTGAACGATTTTGGCCTATTCCAATGATGATGATTGCATTAGCAACTGTTTTAAATGGTTCTATTACCTCAGTTGATATTTCTCAACCTAATTGGTGGCCACTTTTCAAGCAAGCTAATATTGATAGAAATGCTATGCTTCTTCTTACGCCTGTTGTGGCTGCGTTAGGTTATGGAGACATTGCTGTAAATAATACACCTGAGATTGTATCAAAAAAAACTTCAATAGAACTAGCATTATTTAGTATAACATTATTTGCATTATCAGCGTTGTCATATAAATATTATATATTTAAATGGATTGCTGCTTTATTTGCACCTATTGCACATGAAACTATTATAATAATTCAACAAAAACTTCAGAGAAACGGAAAGTCGATATTTCTACCATCTCATCAAGGGGTTAAAGTGCTTTATGTTGTAGAAAACGAGATTGGAGAGAAGTTAGGAATAAAACCTGGTGATACAATATTATCTATAAATGGAGCTACCATTTACAATGAAAATGTTCTTAAGGATTTTTTTAATGAAAAAAGAAGCTACATTTGGCTTACA from Caldicellulosiruptoraceae bacterium PP1 includes the following:
- a CDS encoding PDZ domain-containing protein, with the protein product MNTFYWQMTKLAALNIVQSLFSFYFWVVIIIVVFLYKREQTFENHVLGYNRRTLSYKVVESTLAGIVGGFIASLVILYTGIVIDIDSFMYLWYIALILALINPRYLCFSYAGGIISVVYLITGYPKTDVSGLMIIVAILHLIESILIAIDGYKGSIPVIINHKNGVSGAYLIERFWPIPMMMIALATVLNGSITSVDISQPNWWPLFKQANIDRNAMLLLTPVVAALGYGDIAVNNTPEIVSKKTSIELALFSITLFALSALSYKYYIFKWIAALFAPIAHETIIIIQQKLQRNGKSIFLPSHQGVKVLYVVENEIGEKLGIKPGDTILSINGATIYNENVLKDFFNEKRSYIWLTIIDKNGNKKELNYQDYKGIEKLGILIVTNDSNVNYILESEGYFVFLKNIMLSLKSLFSKR